The window GGAAGAGCTGATTTCCTTTTATCTACGTAACAAGCTAGAAGGAACGAGACCAGACCTGGACCGGGTTATACCCGTTCTCGACATTTACGAGATGGATCCATGGCACCTCCCAcgttagtatatatatatatatcaggaGATGGAGAGCTTTGTTATCTTCTTGTTTAGTTTTCTGAATCTGTTTTTTGTTGGTTCCAGAGTTTTCAGGAGAACTGTGTCGTGGAGACCCAGAACAATGGTTCTTCTTCGTGCCAAGACAAGAGAGGGAAGCTCGTGTAGGAAGAACAAGCCGAACCACCTGTTCCGGATACTGGAAAGCTACAGGTTCTCCAAGCTACGCTTATTCTTCAGGGAATCGGATCATTGGAATGAAGAAAACCATGGTGTTCTACAAAGGAAAAGCTCCTAGTGGAAGTAAAACTGAGTGGAAGATGAACGAGTATCGAGCTATCTTAGGTCATGaagcctcttcttcttcaaatagTGCAACTCCAAATCGAATTGTGGGTAGACGAAGTACACTAGAAAAATATAGTGTTCTCTAGCTCTCCATTGTTACTAACTTTGCCAGTTCACTTTACTTGATTACTAGTATGGTTTCTTGTTACATTGTTTAGAATTGGAATTGATGAGagacattaattaaataaataacaaattttGCAGTTACGGCACGAATATAGTTTGTGCCGTGTGTACAAAGGATCGGGGAGCTTGCGAGCATTCGATCGAAGGCCCTCCTCCTCAGGAGTCACGACAAGCGAGATGGGAATGCATAATGTACACCAAGCTGCTTCTTCTGGAGTTGGGACGACCGGTGGAATTGGGGAAATGGCGACCACATCTCATCATCAGAACCCAACAAAATTGGAGTAAAGCAGATCACAGGACAGTTCATCTTCAGGTGGCCGAGATAATGTTCATCCCCTTCCCACTGGTGAAAGTACCGGTTGGGAGATTTTCGATGGTGATCTTCAATCCCTGTTGGACTAGTGGAAATTAAAAACTTATTCAATCGGGATTAAAATGTACTATAGCTttggaaattttgaatattgaattttttttatttttttattttttgggatagATAGGGGGCAAGGTGAATTTgaattcatgacctcttaattatgAGGTGTTGGGTCTTTCTAACTGAGCTACCACCTGGGGATTatatttgagttaaaatggCAGCAAATGTAAATGTaagtttttttgtgttttggggaGTGTTTACtggtttctaaatttttttgtatTCAGATTCTTAGGTATCTCTGATTCGAAATTTCAATAATATTCTCCTTTTTGTATTGTGCTATAAacgattttatgttttttttttttttaattaaataataccCAGTTCTGGAGATAATTGTTTTAAAagaaggccaaatgttctctgcgCCAGGGTGCAGGCTGCGTTGTGattggcaaaatgaccaccctgcccccctgaattGCAGGctcatgtgtttgggcgtaggctgcgctgtggcacagagaacatcaacccctAT is drawn from Telopea speciosissima isolate NSW1024214 ecotype Mountain lineage chromosome 1, Tspe_v1, whole genome shotgun sequence and contains these coding sequences:
- the LOC122648553 gene encoding NAC domain-containing protein 90-like produces the protein MDNNLALCFRFYPTEEELISFYLRNKLEGTRPDLDRVIPVLDIYEMDPWHLPQFSGELCRGDPEQWFFFVPRQEREARVGRTSRTTCSGYWKATGSPSYAYSSGNRIIGMKKTMVFYKGKAPSGSKTEWKMNEYRAILGHEASSSSNSATPNRILRHEYSLCRVYKGSGSLRAFDRRPSSSGVTTSEMGMHNVHQAASSGVGTTGGIGEMATTSHHQNPTKLE